A DNA window from Engystomops pustulosus chromosome 6, aEngPut4.maternal, whole genome shotgun sequence contains the following coding sequences:
- the LOC140065828 gene encoding C3a anaphylatoxin chemotactic receptor-like produces the protein MESTYASSDVQRVSITVYSITFILGIIGNGLVIWIAGFRMKKTISSVWFLNLAIADFLCCLSLPVTIADQIMSYVCSSLSIIFFFLNNFMFHLNMSSSVLLLTAMSIDRWVSVMWPFWAKVHRTQKRVRITAGIIWVMSFIWIGIVFTFSFYPICIDCNLELILVLIRLFIMFVIPFLIIVTSYVTIFFKISNRPHRSQRPYRIVTAVILCFFLCWAPYYILIVAFFYQVSEVQHKILFTISSCFPYFNSCINPIIYVIMGQDFRNSFLRSIPFRVEKALSEHPDEPCEEPEAQEPPPSTDI, from the coding sequence TCCAGAGGGTATCGATTACTGTATACAGCATCACCTTCATCCTTGGGATTATTGGGAATGGATTAGTCATCTGGATTGCCGGATTCAGGATGAAGAAGACAATCAGTTCCGTGTggttcctcaacctggccatcgccgacttcctgtgctgtctgtctctTCCTGTGACAATAGCGGACCAGATAATGAGTTATGTGTGCTCATCATTGTCCATAATTTTCTTCTTTTTGAACAATTTTATGTTTCACCTAAACATGagctccagtgtcctcctcctgacgGCCATGAGTATTGATCGCTGGGTATCGGTCATGTGGCCATTTTGGGCTAAAGTCCATAGGACACAGAAACGAGTGAGAATCACTGCAGGGATAATCTGGGTGATGAGTTTTATTTGGATTGGAATAgtgtttacattttctttttacccTATTTGTATAGATTGTAACTTAGAACTGATCCTTGTGCTGATCAGGTTATTTATAATGTTTGTGATCCCTTTTCTCATCATCGTCACCAGTTATGTCACCATTTTCTTCAAAATAAGTAATAGACCCCATAGATCTCAGAGACCCTACAGGATCGTCACCGCTGTTATATTGTGTTTCTTTCTCTGCTGGGCTCCGTATTACATCCTTATAGTAGCATTCTTTTATCAAGTGAGTGAAGTCCAGCATAAGATATTGTTTACGATCTCTTCCTGCTTTCCTTACTTCAACAGTTGTATCAACCCAATCATTTATGTTATTATGGGCCAAGATTTTAGAAACAGTTTCCTGCGATCCATCCCCTTCAGGGTTGAGAAAGCCTTAAGTGAACATCCTGATGAACCGTGTGAAGAACCTGAGGCTCAGGAacctccccccagtacagatatttaa